The Longimicrobium sp. genome has a window encoding:
- a CDS encoding nucleotide exchange factor GrpE, whose amino-acid sequence MTDHTEHGAADAQPGAENTNAQPEAGEAEAPAQPTGDPELSSLRDRHLRLAAEFDNYRKRVERERTEAFVRAQAQLLERLLEPFDDLQRIADFDPATTAASALHEGAEMVERKFLRAMESAGLEIVEAEGKDFDPAIHEALTTVPAASAEDDDTVAQVFQKGYRFKGLLLRPARVVVRKFNG is encoded by the coding sequence ATGACCGACCATACCGAGCACGGCGCCGCCGACGCACAGCCGGGCGCCGAGAACACCAACGCGCAGCCCGAGGCCGGCGAGGCCGAGGCCCCCGCGCAGCCCACGGGCGACCCCGAGCTCAGCTCGCTGCGCGACCGGCACCTGCGGCTGGCGGCGGAGTTCGACAACTACCGCAAGCGCGTGGAGCGCGAGCGCACCGAGGCGTTCGTGCGCGCCCAGGCGCAGCTGCTGGAGCGGCTGCTGGAGCCGTTCGACGACCTGCAGCGCATCGCCGACTTCGACCCCGCGACCACCGCCGCCTCCGCGCTGCACGAGGGCGCGGAGATGGTGGAGCGCAAGTTCCTGCGCGCCATGGAGTCCGCGGGGCTGGAGATCGTGGAGGCGGAGGGGAAGGACTTCGACCCCGCCATCCACGAGGCGCTGACCACCGTCCCCGCCGCGTCGGCCGAGGACGACGACACGGTGGCGCAGGTGTTCCAGAAGGGGTACCGCTTCAAGGGGCTGCTCCTTCGCCCTGCCCGGGTGGTCGTCCGCAAGTTCAACGGCTGA
- a CDS encoding J domain-containing protein has translation MATQTKDFYRILGVADNATPDAIKKSYRKLAKQYHPDANPNDAAAAERFKEVSEAYSVLSDDAKRKQYDQMRKFGGLGGFTGGGGFRPGAARPGAGGATSQTFSFEDLDVGGLGDIFGSMFDFGGTKKRGTGRPGPQRGENIEYAVDIPFRTAARGGKITVQLQVTEECTVCHGSGAKPGTQVNPCPECKGSGTIVFGGGSFGVTRPCPNCMGRGKVPADPCARCGGQGQVREVRPVNVTVPAGVDNNSRVRLAGQGEKGAAGGPAGDLILTFRVQPDRFFTRDGLDVSCDVHVNLAQAMLGSKVRVRTLDENPVIVKIPAGTQHGKRIRIKGQGIEKGGRRGDQYIRVMVDLPEELTDEQRRKFEEFADTAGLKH, from the coding sequence ATGGCCACACAGACCAAGGACTTCTATCGCATCCTGGGCGTGGCGGACAACGCCACCCCGGACGCGATCAAGAAGTCGTACCGCAAGCTCGCCAAGCAGTACCACCCGGACGCGAACCCCAACGACGCGGCCGCCGCGGAGCGCTTCAAGGAGGTCTCCGAAGCGTACTCCGTGCTCTCCGACGACGCCAAGCGCAAGCAGTACGACCAGATGCGCAAGTTCGGCGGGCTGGGCGGCTTCACGGGCGGCGGCGGCTTCCGGCCGGGTGCCGCGCGTCCGGGGGCGGGGGGCGCCACCAGCCAGACCTTCTCCTTCGAAGACCTGGACGTGGGCGGGCTGGGCGACATCTTCGGCTCGATGTTCGACTTCGGCGGCACCAAGAAGCGCGGCACCGGGCGCCCCGGCCCGCAGCGCGGCGAGAACATCGAGTACGCGGTCGACATCCCGTTCCGCACCGCGGCGCGCGGCGGCAAGATCACCGTGCAGCTCCAGGTGACGGAGGAGTGCACGGTCTGCCACGGCAGCGGGGCCAAGCCGGGGACGCAGGTCAATCCCTGCCCGGAGTGCAAGGGGAGCGGCACCATCGTCTTCGGCGGGGGGAGCTTCGGGGTCACCCGGCCGTGCCCCAACTGCATGGGGAGGGGAAAGGTCCCCGCGGACCCGTGCGCCCGCTGCGGCGGGCAGGGCCAGGTGCGCGAGGTGCGGCCGGTGAACGTCACCGTCCCCGCCGGCGTGGACAACAACTCGCGGGTGCGGCTGGCGGGGCAGGGGGAGAAGGGCGCCGCCGGCGGGCCGGCGGGCGACCTGATCCTCACCTTCCGCGTGCAGCCGGACCGCTTCTTCACGCGCGACGGGCTGGACGTGAGCTGCGACGTGCACGTTAACCTGGCCCAGGCCATGCTGGGCTCCAAGGTGCGGGTGCGCACGCTCGACGAGAACCCCGTCATCGTCAAGATCCCGGCGGGGACGCAGCACGGGAAGCGCATCCGCATCAAGGGGCAGGGAATCGAGAAGGGCGGGCGGCGCGGCGACCAGTACATCCGCGTGATGGTCGACCTGCCGGAGGAGCTGACGGACGAGCAGCGGCGCAAGTTCGAGGAGTTCGCCGATACGGCCGGGCTCAAGCACTGA
- a CDS encoding glycoside hydrolase family 3 protein has product MLMRFDARARALVKRMTLAEKVGQMTQADQQFIRDSSDVENLFLGSILSGGDSDPPGGNTLEAWRDRYESLQARTHRTRLRIPLLYGIDAVHGNNNVLGAVIFPHNVGLGATRNPRLVRRIAEITAAETRAMGVNWTFAPCICVPRDIRWGRTYEGFSEDAELVSLLGAAAVRGFQGSTLRGPLRVAATPKHFVGDGGTLAGTGVEKGLDQGDARMDEETLRRVHLYPYRAAIDAGAAAIMPSYSSWNGIKVTGDRRLLTEVLKEEMGFDGFLISDYNAVDQVHDDYKTAIAMSINAGIDMVMVPERYREFIQLLTQLVHERRVPMSRIDDAVTRILRVKLAMGLMEPRYDFRADRALERRFGGAEHRAVARQAVRESMVLLKNAHRVLPLSKSARRIHVAGKSADDIGNQSGGWTITWQGKTGPVTPGGTTILAALRRAAPAAEITYSPDASGAAGADAVVVVIGETPYAEMKGDRQDLSLDEADLTAVDNARAAGIPVVVVLVSGRPMILGRALDQSDAFLAAWLPGTEGDGVADVLFGDYAPTGRLPYTWPRSMDQLPLGAGAGPPLFPLGYGLTYQPAANVFRSE; this is encoded by the coding sequence ATGCTGATGCGCTTCGACGCCCGCGCCCGCGCGTTGGTGAAGCGGATGACGCTGGCCGAGAAGGTTGGCCAGATGACGCAGGCGGACCAGCAGTTCATCCGCGACTCGTCTGACGTGGAGAACCTCTTCCTCGGCTCCATCCTGAGCGGCGGCGACTCCGATCCGCCGGGCGGGAACACGCTGGAGGCGTGGCGTGACCGGTACGAGTCGCTCCAGGCGCGCACACATCGCACCCGCCTGCGCATCCCGCTCCTCTACGGCATCGACGCCGTGCACGGCAACAACAACGTGCTGGGCGCGGTCATCTTCCCCCACAACGTCGGCCTCGGCGCCACGCGCAACCCGCGCCTCGTCCGCCGCATCGCCGAGATCACCGCGGCGGAGACGCGCGCCATGGGGGTGAACTGGACGTTCGCGCCCTGCATCTGCGTGCCGCGCGACATCCGTTGGGGGCGCACATACGAGGGCTTCTCCGAAGACGCCGAGCTCGTCTCGCTCCTTGGTGCGGCGGCGGTGCGCGGCTTCCAGGGGAGCACCCTGCGCGGCCCGCTCCGTGTGGCCGCCACCCCCAAGCACTTCGTGGGCGACGGCGGCACCCTCGCGGGCACGGGCGTGGAGAAGGGTCTCGACCAGGGCGACGCGCGGATGGACGAGGAGACGCTGCGGCGCGTCCACCTGTACCCGTACCGCGCCGCCATCGACGCCGGCGCGGCCGCCATCATGCCCTCCTACAGCAGTTGGAACGGCATCAAGGTCACCGGCGACCGCCGCCTGCTGACCGAGGTGCTGAAGGAGGAGATGGGCTTCGACGGCTTCCTGATCTCCGATTACAACGCCGTCGACCAGGTGCACGACGATTACAAGACGGCGATCGCGATGTCGATCAACGCCGGGATCGACATGGTGATGGTGCCCGAGCGCTACCGCGAGTTCATCCAGCTCCTCACCCAGCTGGTGCACGAGCGCCGCGTGCCGATGTCGCGCATCGACGACGCGGTGACGCGCATCCTGCGTGTGAAGTTGGCGATGGGGCTGATGGAGCCGCGCTACGACTTCCGCGCGGACCGGGCGCTGGAGCGGCGCTTTGGCGGAGCGGAGCACCGGGCGGTGGCGCGGCAGGCGGTGCGCGAGTCGATGGTGCTCCTCAAGAACGCCCACCGCGTCCTCCCGCTGTCGAAGTCCGCGCGCCGCATCCACGTCGCCGGGAAGAGCGCGGACGACATCGGCAACCAGTCCGGCGGGTGGACGATCACCTGGCAGGGGAAGACCGGCCCGGTGACCCCCGGCGGCACCACCATCCTCGCCGCCCTCCGCCGCGCCGCCCCCGCCGCCGAGATCACCTACTCCCCCGACGCCTCCGGAGCCGCCGGCGCCGACGCCGTGGTGGTGGTGATCGGCGAGACGCCGTACGCGGAGATGAAGGGCGACCGGCAGGACCTCTCGCTTGACGAGGCGGACCTCACCGCCGTCGACAACGCGCGCGCCGCGGGGATCCCGGTGGTCGTGGTCCTGGTCTCCGGCCGCCCCATGATCCTGGGCCGCGCCCTCGACCAGTCCGACGCCTTCCTCGCCGCCTGGCTCCCCGGCACCGAGGGCGACGGCGTAGCGGATGTCCTGTTCGGAGACTACGCCCCCACGGGCCGCCTCCCCTACACCTGGCCCCGCTCCATGGACCAGCTCCCCCTTGGCGCGGGCGCCGGCCCCCCGCTATTCCCCCTTGGGTACGGCCTTACCTACCAGCCTGCGGCGAACGTGTTCAGGAGCGAATGA
- the mnmA gene encoding tRNA 2-thiouridine(34) synthase MnmA, which translates to MEKRTVLVAMSGGVDSSVAAALLVEQGHRVIGVTMKTFCYSEAEGNGPGKSCCGLDGIMDARSVADRLGIPHYVFDVEREFTRDVIDDFVQEYAAGRTPNPCVRCNGNTKFRDLLRRGAMLGCDAIATGHYARMGTDADGRAVLLRGVDAKKDQSYFLWALPPEILPKLMFPLGEFTKPEVREKARELGLSTAEKPESMEICFVPTGDYVDVLEKRLVPGHAALAPGKLVTTSGEVIGEHSGYARYTVGQRKGLPGGRGLPLYVLGSRPATREVVVGSLAELERDDVVIAELNWLARAPEVGAGIQVQIRSRAAAVPATVRALTDGAIELALDAPQRAVTPGQSAVLFDGEVVLGGGRIAG; encoded by the coding sequence ATGGAGAAGCGGACCGTTCTGGTCGCGATGTCGGGAGGGGTGGATTCGTCGGTGGCGGCGGCGCTGCTGGTGGAGCAGGGGCACCGCGTGATCGGCGTGACCATGAAGACCTTCTGCTACTCCGAAGCGGAAGGGAACGGCCCCGGCAAGAGCTGCTGCGGGCTGGACGGGATCATGGATGCGCGGAGCGTGGCCGACCGGCTGGGGATTCCGCACTACGTCTTCGACGTGGAGCGCGAGTTCACGCGCGACGTGATCGACGACTTCGTGCAGGAGTACGCCGCCGGGCGCACTCCCAACCCCTGCGTGCGCTGCAACGGCAACACCAAGTTCCGCGACCTCCTTCGCCGCGGCGCCATGCTGGGGTGCGACGCCATCGCCACGGGGCACTACGCGCGCATGGGCACCGACGCTGATGGCCGGGCCGTGCTGCTGCGCGGGGTGGATGCCAAAAAGGATCAGAGCTACTTCCTCTGGGCGCTCCCGCCGGAGATCCTCCCGAAGCTGATGTTCCCGCTGGGCGAGTTCACCAAGCCCGAGGTGCGCGAGAAGGCGCGCGAGCTGGGCCTCTCCACCGCCGAGAAGCCGGAGAGCATGGAGATCTGCTTCGTGCCCACGGGCGACTACGTGGACGTGCTGGAGAAGCGATTGGTGCCCGGCCACGCCGCCCTCGCGCCGGGCAAGCTGGTGACCACGAGCGGCGAGGTCATCGGCGAGCACTCCGGCTACGCGCGCTACACCGTCGGACAGCGGAAGGGGCTCCCGGGCGGGCGCGGGCTCCCGCTCTACGTCCTCGGCTCGCGCCCGGCGACGCGCGAGGTGGTCGTGGGCTCGCTGGCGGAGCTGGAGCGCGACGATGTGGTCATCGCGGAGCTGAACTGGCTCGCGCGGGCGCCGGAGGTGGGCGCCGGCATACAGGTGCAGATCCGCAGCCGCGCAGCCGCCGTCCCCGCTACGGTGCGCGCGCTCACGGACGGCGCCATCGAGCTTGCCCTGGACGCGCCGCAGCGCGCGGTGACGCCGGGGCAGTCCGCGGTGCTGTTCGATGGTGAGGTCGTGCTGGGAGGCGGACGGATCGCTGGGTAG
- a CDS encoding cysteine desulfurase family protein, which translates to MDTPIYLDYAATAPLRPEARRALLEVLDVTWGNPSSVHRWGRESRALLDDARARLARLIGASPAEIVFTRAGTEADNLAVLGRARTLPGAPVVCSAVEHRAVLAAVREAGAPAVILPVDEHGVVRLEALDEALAAGPAVVSVMWANNETGVVQPVAEIAERCAAADVAFHSDAVPALGRLPVRADQVPAAMLSFSAHKVGGPKGIGALFVRRGTRIAPMVHGGGQERGLRPGTEDVAGALAFAAAAEAAEAERETSMQRLGTLRDRLEAGLRERVPGIQVNGAGAERLANVSNLSVPGADPEMLLVGLDLEGIAASSGSACSSGGVQPSHVLLAMAIPPELAGPSVRFSLGWGTTEAEVERVLVVFPRVVERVRG; encoded by the coding sequence ATGGACACTCCCATTTACCTCGACTACGCGGCCACCGCGCCCCTCCGCCCAGAGGCGCGCCGCGCGCTGCTGGAGGTGCTCGACGTCACGTGGGGGAACCCGTCCAGCGTGCACCGCTGGGGCCGCGAGAGCCGCGCCCTGCTGGACGACGCGCGCGCACGGCTGGCCCGCCTGATCGGCGCATCGCCCGCGGAGATCGTCTTCACCCGCGCCGGCACCGAGGCGGACAACTTGGCGGTCCTGGGCCGCGCGCGGACGCTCCCCGGCGCCCCGGTCGTCTGCTCGGCCGTGGAGCACAGGGCGGTGCTCGCCGCCGTGCGCGAGGCGGGCGCCCCGGCTGTGATCCTCCCGGTGGACGAGCACGGAGTCGTCCGTCTGGAAGCGCTCGATGAGGCGCTCGCGGCGGGGCCGGCGGTGGTGTCCGTGATGTGGGCGAACAACGAGACGGGGGTGGTGCAGCCCGTGGCCGAGATCGCGGAGCGGTGCGCCGCGGCGGACGTCGCGTTCCACTCGGACGCGGTACCGGCGCTGGGGCGGCTCCCCGTTCGCGCTGACCAGGTGCCGGCGGCGATGCTGTCGTTCAGCGCGCACAAGGTGGGTGGCCCCAAGGGGATCGGCGCTCTCTTCGTACGCCGCGGCACCCGCATCGCGCCGATGGTGCACGGTGGCGGACAGGAGCGCGGCCTGCGCCCCGGTACCGAGGACGTGGCGGGCGCCCTCGCCTTCGCCGCCGCCGCGGAGGCCGCCGAGGCGGAGCGCGAGACATCCATGCAGCGCTTAGGCACCCTGCGCGACCGTTTGGAAGCCGGGCTGCGCGAGCGCGTCCCTGGCATCCAGGTCAACGGCGCGGGCGCGGAGCGGCTCGCGAACGTGAGCAACCTCTCCGTCCCCGGCGCGGACCCGGAGATGCTGCTCGTGGGGCTGGACCTGGAGGGGATCGCCGCGTCGTCCGGCTCGGCGTGCTCCAGTGGCGGCGTGCAGCCCTCGCACGTCCTGCTGGCGATGGCGATTCCGCCCGAGCTGGCGGGGCCGTCCGTGCGGTTTTCGCTCGGCTGGGGTACGACGGAAGCGGAGGTGGAGCGGGTGCTGGTGGTGTTTCCGCGGGTGGTGGAGCGGGTGCGGGGGTAG
- the bshB1 gene encoding bacillithiol biosynthesis deacetylase BshB1: MSEASEETAVDLLAIAAHRDDVELLAGGTIARAASQGYRVGILDLTAGETGTDGSAELRGREAEAAARVMGVAVRRNAGLPDAGLQNTAETRRIVVELVRAFRPRVVILPYPNGRHPDHRIASQLGYDACFLAGLRRFDAPGEPHRPHKLLYALAFREDAVKPSFVVDVTAQMDTKMEAIRCYASQFDGKTWGGEVFPGGDRPLYDQVRMHAARYGSLIRTEYGEPFYIAETMEVEDVVGLSVRSI, from the coding sequence GTGAGCGAAGCTTCAGAAGAGACCGCGGTGGACCTGCTGGCCATCGCGGCGCACCGCGACGACGTGGAGCTGCTGGCGGGGGGAACGATCGCCCGCGCCGCGTCGCAGGGGTACCGCGTGGGGATCCTGGACCTGACGGCGGGGGAGACGGGGACGGATGGGAGCGCCGAGTTGCGCGGGCGGGAGGCGGAGGCGGCGGCGCGGGTGATGGGCGTGGCGGTGCGGCGCAACGCCGGGCTCCCCGATGCCGGGCTGCAGAACACGGCGGAGACGCGGCGCATCGTCGTGGAGCTGGTGCGCGCCTTCCGGCCGCGCGTGGTGATCCTCCCCTACCCCAACGGGCGCCACCCCGACCACCGCATCGCGTCGCAGCTCGGCTACGATGCCTGCTTCCTGGCGGGCCTGCGGCGCTTCGACGCCCCCGGCGAGCCGCACCGCCCGCACAAGCTCCTGTACGCGCTCGCCTTCCGTGAGGACGCCGTCAAGCCGAGCTTCGTGGTGGACGTCACCGCGCAGATGGACACCAAGATGGAGGCCATCCGCTGCTACGCCTCGCAGTTCGACGGCAAGACGTGGGGCGGCGAGGTCTTCCCCGGCGGCGACCGCCCGCTCTACGACCAGGTGCGGATGCACGCCGCGCGCTACGGCTCCCTGATCCGCACCGAGTACGGCGAGCCCTTTTACATCGCCGAGACGATGGAGGTGGAGGACGTGGTGGGGCTGTCGGTGCGGAGCATTTAG
- a CDS encoding ABC transporter permease translates to MNVTSTREGIGIALDALRSNKVRAFLTILGIVIGVATVMSMAAVITGFRAMVMEGIESIGPNNFIASRFDPTALTFSGDGQDPTEGKPPLTFADAEMLEALPAVRTVATSIDAGGEVRMGSRAVSGVQIMGRSSDWVEYSKGDFLRGNNYLSVHDQRASNIAVLSPDLAEQLFPASDPVGRTVRIKGREFHVAGVYKLKDNIFASAMKNWVVVPATTAIKDLGANKEWMDFLVVTERGFTQERAMDDVTAALRSARGLRPAEENNFALIRQEAFKKMFDRLTGVFFIVMVVLSSIGLIVGGVGVVGIMMISVTERTREIGVRKALGAKASEILWQFLVESVTVTVIGGAIGLAVATAFAGLITALTPVNATIPLWAIFASIMASGGAGIVFGLYPANKAARLDPVEALRHE, encoded by the coding sequence ATGAACGTTACTTCCACGCGCGAGGGGATCGGCATCGCCCTCGACGCACTGCGCTCCAACAAGGTCCGCGCCTTCCTCACCATCCTGGGGATCGTGATCGGCGTGGCGACCGTGATGAGCATGGCGGCGGTGATCACCGGCTTCCGTGCCATGGTGATGGAGGGGATCGAGTCGATCGGCCCCAACAACTTCATCGCCTCGCGCTTCGACCCCACGGCGCTCACCTTCAGCGGCGACGGGCAGGACCCCACGGAGGGCAAGCCGCCGCTGACCTTTGCCGACGCGGAGATGCTGGAGGCGCTCCCGGCGGTGCGCACGGTCGCCACCTCCATCGACGCGGGCGGCGAGGTGCGCATGGGCTCGCGCGCGGTGAGCGGCGTGCAGATCATGGGGCGCTCGTCCGACTGGGTGGAGTACTCCAAGGGCGACTTCCTGCGGGGGAACAACTACCTGTCGGTGCACGACCAGCGCGCCTCCAACATCGCCGTGCTGTCGCCGGACCTGGCGGAGCAGCTATTCCCCGCCTCGGACCCGGTGGGGCGCACGGTGCGCATCAAGGGCCGCGAGTTCCACGTAGCGGGGGTCTACAAGCTCAAGGACAACATCTTCGCCTCGGCGATGAAGAACTGGGTGGTCGTCCCCGCCACCACGGCCATCAAGGACCTGGGCGCCAACAAGGAGTGGATGGACTTCCTGGTGGTCACCGAGCGCGGCTTCACCCAGGAGCGCGCGATGGACGACGTGACCGCCGCCCTGCGCAGCGCACGCGGCCTGCGCCCGGCCGAGGAGAACAACTTCGCGCTGATCCGGCAGGAGGCGTTCAAGAAGATGTTCGACCGCCTCACCGGCGTCTTCTTCATCGTGATGGTGGTGCTCTCGTCGATCGGCCTGATCGTGGGCGGCGTGGGCGTGGTGGGGATCATGATGATCTCGGTGACGGAGCGGACGCGCGAGATCGGCGTGCGCAAGGCGCTGGGCGCCAAGGCGAGCGAGATCCTCTGGCAGTTCTTGGTGGAGTCGGTGACGGTGACGGTGATCGGCGGCGCCATCGGGCTGGCGGTGGCCACCGCGTTCGCCGGGCTGATCACGGCGCTGACGCCGGTCAACGCCACCATCCCGCTGTGGGCGATCTTTGCGTCGATCATGGCCTCGGGCGGCGCGGGGATCGTGTTCGGGCTGTACCCGGCCAACAAGGCCGCGCGGCTGGACCCGGTGGAGGCGCTGCGGCACGAGTAG
- a CDS encoding ABC transporter permease: MNAREAVRIALSMIRANKLRAFFTVLGTVVGVTFLIAVITLITGMNAYMKEEFAGKILGFNTINVRRLPSVGGGPVDEAMWREWQRRPRLTQDDARFLEERVQTPGLLSYAHDADGKVGDGRGKVVQGVNIIAASANFFNVRDLKIARGRTYTESEAERGVPVVVLGEEVAKKLFEGLPVLGKEVRIQGFPFRVIGVMEEQGSLFGMSMDRMVVAPIRSPLNGSLFRNNIVEDIYFRVPEASLMARGQSELEGLMRVRHRLRPGVENDFMLETADEALGFWDKISKFLLLALPLLVAVSLVVGAVVIMNIMLVSVSERTREIGVRKSLGARRKDILLQFLVEAGTLSGAGGLLGIGSGIALAYAVSAISPIPARVSPGSILLAIALGIGVGLMAGVYPAYRASRLDPIVALRAD, from the coding sequence ATGAACGCCCGCGAGGCGGTGCGGATCGCGCTCTCCATGATCCGCGCCAACAAGCTGCGCGCCTTCTTCACCGTGCTGGGCACGGTGGTGGGCGTCACCTTTCTGATCGCCGTCATCACCCTGATCACGGGGATGAACGCGTACATGAAGGAGGAGTTCGCGGGAAAGATCCTGGGCTTCAACACCATCAACGTGCGCCGCCTCCCCTCGGTGGGCGGCGGGCCGGTGGACGAGGCGATGTGGCGCGAGTGGCAGCGGCGCCCGCGGCTCACGCAGGACGACGCGCGCTTCCTGGAGGAGCGGGTGCAGACCCCCGGCCTCCTTTCGTACGCGCACGACGCGGACGGCAAGGTGGGCGACGGGCGCGGCAAGGTGGTGCAGGGGGTGAACATCATCGCCGCGTCGGCCAACTTCTTCAACGTGCGCGACCTCAAGATCGCGCGCGGCCGCACCTACACCGAGAGCGAGGCCGAGCGCGGCGTGCCCGTGGTGGTGCTGGGCGAGGAGGTGGCGAAGAAGCTCTTCGAAGGCCTCCCGGTGCTGGGAAAGGAGGTGCGGATCCAGGGCTTCCCCTTCCGCGTCATCGGGGTGATGGAGGAGCAGGGGTCGCTCTTCGGGATGTCGATGGACCGCATGGTGGTGGCGCCGATCCGCTCGCCCCTCAACGGCTCGCTCTTCCGCAACAACATCGTGGAAGACATCTACTTCCGCGTGCCGGAAGCGAGCCTGATGGCGCGCGGCCAGAGCGAGCTGGAGGGGCTGATGCGGGTGCGCCACCGCCTTCGCCCTGGCGTTGAGAACGACTTCATGCTGGAGACGGCCGACGAGGCGCTCGGCTTCTGGGACAAGATCTCCAAGTTCCTCCTGCTGGCGCTGCCGCTCCTCGTGGCGGTGTCGCTGGTGGTGGGCGCGGTCGTCATCATGAACATCATGCTCGTGTCCGTAAGCGAGCGCACGCGCGAGATCGGGGTGCGCAAGTCGCTGGGCGCGCGCCGCAAGGACATCCTCCTCCAGTTCCTGGTGGAGGCGGGGACCCTCTCGGGCGCGGGCGGGCTGCTGGGGATCGGCTCGGGGATCGCGCTGGCGTACGCCGTCTCGGCCATCTCGCCGATTCCGGCGCGGGTGTCGCCCGGCTCCATCTTGCTGGCCATCGCGCTGGGGATCGGGGTGGGACTGATGGCGGGGGTGTACCCGGCCTACCGCGCCTCGCGGCTGGACCCCATCGTCGCCCTGCGGGCGGACTGA